tcaaggtgagTGAAACCAgcatcacctttgcgtcctccattaggaatctgggattcattgtcactgcagacatgacttttgtgaaacaagttacagctgtctgtcagtctgtctattatgagctacccaagatcagcgccatccatcacattctgtctatgcgcactaccaacactcttgtctgtgcatttgttttatccagacttgattactgcaactccttgcttgctggctgccctggataccttcttcacaaactccagaaagtacagaactgcTGCTcttctggtgcttagagctaggaaatgaGACCATGCCAcacctctccttcgttttctacactgacttcccatccgttctcgcatccagtacaaactgtctgtgctgtgttttaatttctttgttggcacctgccctgattatttctccgTCTCCtgactcttcctgtcaccaaaacaagaacatgtggccacaggattttttggttattgtgcagagaaacagtggaactctctccctttctatatCCACcgcctacccactattgaatcctttaaacgtgcactgaaaacacacctcttccataaacattactcctggCAACCAtttccataatgctagtccttttttcacacccttttgcaatatcatgttactctcagctcttgttcttgttatttcgttcctctttatgttttctgtatttgattttattcttcgtttagtacggttatttattcttttatagttcatattttatttgtttgttttcctgtccctctcatggtgtccatgttttgtttttgttcttaagagTTAAttaagcatgctccttaggagtgtaagtatgcgctttacaaattttgcgatgattattattatcatcgaCTGTTTGTTTCCTCTCacctcctttttcttctctgggTCCTACCCGTAGGCATCAGAACTGTTTATCTTTGTATACTGTAGTCTGTTTTCTCATTGCTGttagttttttggtttgtcCTTGGAAGATAAAATTGCTTAGTCAACAAAGCCCCCAATGGTGATAAggtatcttatttttttcttcttctatgcTAGAAGGAGCATGTTTCATATATTCTCAAGGTCTTTTCGACATTTCCATGAGTTTACTGACTTTATTGTCCATAAGATAATTAAACTATGTGTACAACTACAAAGTTGACAGGCATTATTGACTGGGAGAGAATTATGGTCTCAAGAGTGAACTCTAATTAGATCCAAGTgagaaaatgtaatgaaaatgaGAGTTGTCAGAGTTGAAAGTGTCATGACTGTAATGATGGTGTCGATTAGGGTGACAGTGCTGGGGATgaatatttgaatgttgtaTATTCAACACTTATCTTGTGTTGGGGTATATATACCGCACATATTTTCCATGTCCGGGGTACAAAGTCTTTCTCCTTTGTTGTACAGCTTTTTTAAGATACAGACAACTagtaaatagtttattttttatcatttaactgTTGGTGAACATGACAAGTGATTGTTTGActgctctatatttttttttagtacctAAACTAAACACTTTCTACAGGACACTTTCACTGGGTAAAATTTATGGACATTTTCAGATATCAACAAATGAAAGCTGATGCAGCCCAGCCTCAAATCCTTCAAGTAATGTAGGTGTAGAGATAACTTTGTCTTGTTTGCTTTAAGGTAGGCCCTTGACCTTATGTATCATCTGTAGAACATGAACGACTTCTTTGAAATCAAGCAGATTTAGTCTATGTCAGCATTTGTGCACTTTTTTAATCTTCCAAGTCATTTCTACCATCAGGCTGCTTGTCATGATGAAATGAGCCAGGAGAAAGTTGGTTATCTGACCAGGTCTTTAAAAGCTAATTTATAGTGGTGTttactgttcagttttgtttttcatggaTTGGTTTTATCCAAAaccttaaataaaacattaaattttctgCTGGTTATATTGGCTATTCTTTAGTGTTTATGTCTTCTTAAAGGTAAAACTGTCTAATCTAGAAGAGAGCGGTGAGAGTACTTATTGggccatcatcaccatcactacATTCACCTTTCTCCTCTAGGTCAGACTATTCTTTGCTACTAGATGGTTGAAGTTTTGCCTTTAACCTACaagttttaaatacattttatttatagaactTACTGACTGTAGTTGGCTGACTGTCTTGCTGGTTAGGGATTTTATTACTGCCGTGGCTTTATTTAATAGTGTGTTAAATCTACAATGCTAAACAGTAAGATAATAAATATTGCAATGAAACTCATATGACTGCAACCTACCTTTTTGTCCATCATTTTGATACTGCAAACTTCAAATATGTGGAGTATGTTAACTGGCTCAATAGAGGTTTGTGATAGTTGGGTATAGCAGATGtatttagatatatatttaaatgtgtgttgAATACCTGTTGTGGTATGTTGCAGACATTTTTCAAACTGCCAGAAACTCCCCATTAATGGAAGGTAGGTGTATCAGAAATATTATtgctatttaataataattacatttgtaATGTGCATGATAACTGTAAATACCAATGTGACTGCAGCTGCTAATACCTTTGTGGAGTTAACCAGAATGTTTGTATGCAATTTACAGTACAGTGTGTGTCAAAGAAGACCCAGGTGACatgcaaaaattttaagaatttctgATCAATATGTTGATATAATGTGTTAAATAACTGAAGATGAAAATCtagcaaacaaattaaaacttttgaaGTGTTCATGTGGTCACTGTGATTCTGTATGGTCATGGTTTCCCATCCTAGTGCAATGGGTTTGCAAACCTTTACCTCCACCTAAAATGTTTTCAGACCTTGAGCTAGAATAACAAAGACTTCTAACCTAAACTCATATTTTCACTCTCTTACACCaattaattgtttatatttgtaaatcCCCTTGGTAATTAGAAACTCTCATATATGATTTATGTACCCAGCATTGTAATCAGAAACCCTGTGCTTTGTGATTGAAGAAGTTGTGCCTACACACCAGGCATCGACTTTGCCTTCTTACTCATTACCATGTgtgctctctctttcattcacgTGCTCTCCCTTTCCGTCTCTCACAAGCACACATGTGTCAGGGGGTTAGCTTAGAGGGgcttgtgtgagtgagagggaAAGAATAAGAATGACAATTCTCTAATTACAATAATCACCAGATAAGTAAATCAGCATgcttttgtgcttttgttgttaAACATGTAATCGTTGCCTTATAAAGAGGGAAATCTCTACATTactaaaaattgtaaaaggacataaaaattaaaaaagaaaacagtgaaatacaaagtacaaacattttatttttacaggagTTTATGTTCATGGAGTTATAAAGTGTCATTTGTTATGGAGACTCAGTGCAGACCAGCAGCACCAGctaggtttgtgtgtgtgtattggtgGGGTGAGAGAGATAGGAACTGTTCACTCTGTCAACAGCAATGTATAGTTTATCTAATACAATCGTACCattaaaatgtgtaataaagatgttttgctgGGTCTTAAATGGTACGTTATGTAAGCTGTAAGCAAAAGCTTCATGAGGAATGCTAAAATTAGAAACGTGTTTGATGACCTACTTTGTGCCGAGCACATTTGAGTCACCGTCATATGACCGCATCCGCTAACGCCTTTGTAGAGAAAAGGAGGGCGACATGATTCGTACACAGTGTAGGTTCGCTAGTCCTTTCCTCAGCTGATTTTCTGTCAGACGtctgttattttgtgtgtggacTACAtgatttatagtttttttttaattatgtaaacTGAAAGAGGATGCACAATATTCATTCCTGTGATCCACCATGCACAACCTGAGAGGTATATTTTCCTGTTTGATCCGTTGTGTTCCTTTTTGTTATAAGCTAGACGCTCATTGTTAGTAGTTGAATGCGATGGTTTTTTATCTACAGATATGTCATTACTGCATCTATTTATAATTATTGGAAAAGTCAGTGTGGATTGTTCATTGTATCTCGGACGTCTCATATCCGTGTCGATAAGGAAGCTCTGTGGCCCTTCCTTGATAGCTGGGTACCTTTTGTCGGCCTATCACATGCTGTACACACGAGTGTTTGATATAAACCGTGATGTGAACAAGAGCCTTTCTGTCCCGGTGggcgttttttaaaaatggtttcgcccgtgcgagggaaggtagaaGGACATatggtgctgacttttacaagagGTCAGTTTTCCTTAATTGCTACCCGACTACTTCGCCTATTTCCCCTCTCTTGCACGCGTTTAGAGCGACACAaaacttaaatatttgtttctttccagaGGCGTCATTTTGAAGAACCTTTAATTGGGCCTAACTGAATTCGGAGGAAGAACCTATTGCAGAACTCCTTCTGATGGAGGGTGTCCATCATGGCGACAATTAATATGCATATTAGCAACTGAAAACCAGTATTCTGAACAACAActttaaaggaaacaaaatatgCTACAGGGTTAGTTCTGTGTCATAGCTATGGATTCACCGGATACCGAACCACTTCTGCAACACCATATGGTTATTAACAACGAAGACGGTGATGAGGACAATCCAGTTTTCCATCGGAAAAGCGATTATGGTTCAGTTGAATGTAACCATCGATTACTTTACCCTGCCCTTCCCGATGTTCCGTTGACTTCCCCTGCTGCGAGTGATGAACCGCCACACAAAATACCAGGCATTTCCACCAGTCCGCCTGCAGAGGTACCAGAGGAATTTAAACTCTACAAACGAAGATGGTATATTCTTATGTTATATTCACTGCTTGCTGCAACTCAAAGTGGAGTGTGGAATACGTTTAGCCCCATCAAGAGAACTACAGAAGATGCATTTGGCTGGAACGATGCTACCATTGCCTTGCTAGGAAATTGGGGTCCTATTGCTTACCTAGTTGTTGGCATTGTCTTTTCCTGGATGATGGATGTCAAAGGTGAGTATTCTTACAGGTAAATTGTTATTGCGCCTGAAAATAGGCACAGATTGATAAATTGAGAAGATGTGATTTTGAATGTGGTTAAGATTAGTTCTAGTTTATATCTTATAGCAGTGCGATCAGTAATATCAAGATTTGTAGAAACCCTGGAGTGACCACGACTACGCTAAACTATCGATTACAACTTTAAGGCGGCTTGACACGTGGCATGTTTAACAAACCAGAAAGAGACTAGAATtcggttagggttgggttaggttGAAGCATATGAATGAAGGTCCGTGTTTGAGGGCTTGGCAAAGACAGTTATTGTAGAATCCATTTTCATGTGAAAGAGGAAAgtgcaaaatatgtttttccGTCTGTTTTAGGCCTAAGGATATCATGTCTGTTGACGGCACTTTTAATCGCCGTTGGAACAAGTCTTAGATGCATAACAATGGACCCACCAGCTGCGACATGGTAAGGTTATAGCCTGTAGATTTTCAATATTctcgtgttgtgtgtgtgcgcgcgcctgtTTGCctgcatttatatttaaaaagaacaagttatgtatatatgtatgcacgTGCGCGTGAAATCCTACGCACCATGAAACATGTATGAAAATATCTGTGGGGTAAGAAGCTGTATTCAATTGACCTCTGTCTGTCCGCAAGGTTGATGCACATAGGACAAATTCTCAATGGCCTGGCTGGTCCTGTTGCTTCGGCCGCGCCGCCATTTTTATCGGCCATCTGGTTCGCGCCTCACGAGCGGACAACGGCCACAGCAATAGCAGTCATGCTGAACAGTCTGGGCATGGCCGTCATGTTTGTCCTGGGTCAGTGTATTgtctctcttctccctcccccgcctctttccttctttcttgctttcttttttaaatgattctGTTATCTTTTTAATTAATGACCATGAATGAAACTATGTCATTATGTTATCTTTTATAGGCCCAGCACTCGTTCCCGATGCCACAAACTCCACCAAGGAATCTGCTCATATACAAAGGTAACACATTTATGTACACGTGTAGCATGTCCTCTCAGATGTTTGCGAGATGTTTGTACATAACGCCTGTCCACACATTCAACTGATGTCAGTAGGAGTGGTGGTTAAGATCATACGCCTATGTGCATTGCGGTTCTACTACAGTCATCGGGGTATAACACGTGTGCATGACACCCTTTGTTGTCTATTTTAATTGCGACACTGCCAACTATTGTGACAGTCTGCCGTGTTGGTTGGACTGAATGTTGCCTACTTATTCCATCATGCGGACAGTAGGACTTGGAACTGTCATGCTGTAGTCGAATGCTGGTCACTAGGTTTGTTAGATTGACACTAGATGCTGACGCTATCACCATTGTTAATGTACTCAGTTTTAGGGTAGGATGGCCGTGAACATCGGCTAATAAATGCTGGCTAATACTGCAGATAGATGGAAGAACCCAAGAAGCCTGCATAGGATGAAGAGCAATATTTAATTGTTCGTAATGTGCCAGCTGGTACAGAGCATTCATCGCGCTTTACCTTAACAGTCACATCGTCTGTCAGTTTATTTCAGCCTTGGGAAGATAACCAGTTCATTAGCAACTTCTGGAATGTGTCGGCACAGTTTGATGCGGATTCTGATGCAGCAAGTAAGTGTTTAAGCATTATGTGTTAGAACAATTAAATCTGCTTTTGAAATTAGCTAATCTTTTAATCATTTCCCTTTTTATCAGAAAAAGACCCTACTCAGAACTGAAAGATGAAGTGAGAGTGATGAAGGTATTTAACATAACCACACATTCCTGATAGGCTTGAGGAAATTCTTTCTGGTTGAAGGTTTTCAGAcgatttacttttatatattgttcGTAATGTCTACTGTTTATGCTTATACACGTTTTGCTGAACCAAACGGTATCTTTGGATTGCACAGTGAACATTAAGAAGACTTGAAAGAGctaaatatttctaaacaaCAGACGAAATTGAAAAACCATTGATAAGAGAGAAGGTGTGATTTGTCTTAACATGTTGGTGAAACTTTCATGGTGTAGTCTAAAACGAAAGTTAAAAACTCTTGCTAATTGTTAAGtggataatcatcatcatcatcatcatcatcagagagTGAAATATAAGATTTTATTAGTAAAGCGCGCAACTTCATTTCACTCAGTCgcgctgtttgtgtgtgtgtttgtaaacacaGGAGCTGATCGGATTTCCAGAGAAAAGCACGGCCTGCGCCTATATATGTACATAGGTAcgtttgtaatttttgtttttatataatatGAATACCATTTAACGTAGACAGTCAAGAGCAAACTGcaactgttgtgtttttgtCGCTTGCTCAAGAATGGTAGCCTTGCCTTCACTGTCATAGCTCAGAAATGAAAGGTTTCCTCTCCAGTCACCGAACCTGCAGATTATCACTTTATGAATTCAGAACTCGTGGCCCAAATGTACTAGTTTGTTGAGTGAGTTTCCCTAGCATAAAAGGGTCGCTGGACTATTGTGTACCGACGTGAGTTGTGGTCATTTGTGCAGTTGCCGGATGGTCTATAGCCCTCTTCCTGGCGATGCTGATCTACTTCCCCAGTAAGCCACCCCGCCCTCCTAGTGCATCGGCCTCTATACAGCGCAGTAACTTTTTGGCTGGACTCAAGGATCTTGGAAGGCATGTTATTACAGCTTTGCTACATAGCCATCTCTTCAACACTCTGCGCTGCTTTCTGTCTCTTACACCTctgctcagtgtgtgtgtgtgcgcgcgcgcgcgtcaGTGATTGctagaaataaaggaaaaatatgtGTTGTGCAGACGTGGGCAGTTTTGGTTGGTGTGCGCTATATACGGCATTTCCTTGGGTGTGCTCGGATCGTGGAATGGCGTGCTTGAGGTCATCTTACAACCTCTTGAAATATATCAGGTAAGTTCAGATGTATAGACACACTCCCTGGATATTGTATCAATTATGCTTTCCATAATCCGCCCAGACCTCTTCAGATACCCTCTTTTAGTTCTGTCAGTGTGTGCGCTTAACACGTGTTGTTAGCGTACAGgcttcagcttttttttttttttatgctagaTTGAATTAAAGTCCTAGCTTAAATACTGATGTTATGTACACCGAAGCAGTAATctgattgtttatttgtctttgttttctctgttgttAGAAAGAGGCGGGTTGGATTGGTTTCTACGGACAGTGTGGTGGCGCTGTTGCCAGCCTTCTGGTCGCCAGGTAtatattgtctttttgtttgttcatctcTAAATCTATATCATTTTCCTACCTTTGTCACCTTATTTCAAATGATCTATTCTATCCCATCAGTGCTATAAAAATTCCACGTTTGGTCACAACGGAGAAAatatagagattttttttcccgcAATGTTTATGGAACCGAAGACCCAGAAGTTAACCAAATTACTGACTGCGGCATAGACAAAACATTACTGTCGACCCCTTTAGATAAGACTCCTGTCTTCGCTTCTCCAGCAGCTGAACATTTACTTTTACTGAACTATTTCAATGGCATGTGTTAAGTTCTTGTGCGTGTACCTCGCTTGAAGCTTGATGCCTGTAATGCAAccgtttcttctgtttttttgcCGCACCACCAACAACACGTGAAGGTTTGCTGACTTCTTCACACGCATCCTCAAGTGGCTCATCATAGTCTTCTACACCATCGGCACAGCGGCACTCCTCGTCTTCACCCTCATCGCTTGTGGCGTTCTTCCTTTTTCCACAGGtccgcttctctctctctctctcttgctcgctGTATCGTAGAATTTCTCTTTCCTCACAGGCCTGTTTTACTGTTTCTGTCTGTCCAGCTATGTCTCCATCATATACTTATTTCTTTCTCCGCTGATCTTTCGTTTAACATTGGCTTTAGATATAAGATGTTTGCAAACAGTAAATAATCAGACCAAACCGGAAATTGgttgtaataaaatgaaaaatgtgggTTTGAGAGTTATCAGATTGGGACCGCTCTGCAGATAACTCTGATTGTCTTTCCCGCCTGATCGTGTTACAGGTATGGTCTACGCCTCCAACATCATCGGAACCACTGCCTTGAATGCAGCAGTGCCTCTGATCTTTGAGTTGGCGTGTGAGCTGTCCTACCCGACAGGGGAAGGAACTGCCAATGGCGTTCTCACGATGGTGTACAACTTCGTTTCCGTGGTGATCCTGTTCATTTTCATGATACCAAATATCGGTACGACTTGGCGAGCGGCGACTCTCTTCtgcctttctctccctcactgtgCCTGTCTGCGACGGTCTGTTCGTAGCTTAGTAACTATTTGAACAATTTTAAGACATTGTCGCTGTAACAAAAGCGAGAGAGAATCATTTCATTGAGTAAAGTGAAATAATAGTCGTCTGCGTAGCACTCTTTAAAGTAATATGAGTGTGTATTCtagtggagaaaaaaaaccgaTTGTAGTGACCATGttgtcaaagtatttttatcCTTCTACAGGTTCTATGTGGGCTAATTGGGCGCTGGTGGGGTCGTCTGGGTTCTGTGTGTTCCTGCTGTTTCTGCTGAAAGAAACATACAACCGCCTGGATATTGACGACCTCAATCCCACCTTAGAAAGCATCGACACAGAAATTATCATTCCAGATCCTCATTTATGACGTCATTTCCTATCCGCTGGTCAGGCTACAGGATCACATTCCATGCAAGAAATCAGGTTCTCATCGACAGCTCTCCTTTTTGTATCTTGCTGATGTTTCCGCCAGGGATTAATGTTTCTTTGATCAGTGCGAGCACTGAGATTTCCGAGGTTAGTGCTGATGTACCACTGCTTTTTGAACATGGCGGTTTCTCAACCAGACTCTGTGATTTAGTAATGATGATCTGCTCTTTCCTTCTACTTTGTACTGCAGGTGCGATTTGCCCACGTAATACAAGAAGTAATGAAACACTAACTAGGAAAAAAGTATTGTTAGTTAGTCCTTGCTTCTT
The Pomacea canaliculata isolate SZHN2017 linkage group LG2, ASM307304v1, whole genome shotgun sequence genome window above contains:
- the LOC112556653 gene encoding disrupted in renal carcinoma protein 2 homolog; its protein translation is MDSPDTEPLLQHHMVINNEDGDEDNPVFHRKSDYGSVECNHRLLYPALPDVPLTSPAASDEPPHKIPGISTSPPAEVPEEFKLYKRRWYILMLYSLLAATQSGVWNTFSPIKRTTEDAFGWNDATIALLGNWGPIAYLVVGIVFSWMMDVKGLRISCLLTALLIAVGTSLRCITMDPPAATWLMHIGQILNGLAGPVASAAPPFLSAIWFAPHERTTATAIAVMLNSLGMAVMFVLGPALVPDATNSTKESAHIQSLFQPWEDNQFISNFWNVSAQFDADSDAARADRISREKHGLRLYMYIVAGWSIALFLAMLIYFPSKPPRPPSASASIQRSNFLAGLKDLGRRGQFWLVCAIYGISLGVLGSWNGVLEVILQPLEIYQKEAGWIGFYGQCGGAVASLLVARFADFFTRILKWLIIVFYTIGTAALLVFTLIACGVLPFSTGMVYASNIIGTTALNAAVPLIFELACELSYPTGEGTANGVLTMVYNFVSVVILFIFMIPNIGSMWANWALVGSSGFCVFLLFLLKETYNRLDIDDLNPTLESIDTEIIIPDPHL